A DNA window from Desertifilum tharense IPPAS B-1220 contains the following coding sequences:
- a CDS encoding 2TM domain-containing protein: protein MPPRWPRKPTRNDPAYRRLDDRMNFAVHVGVFAATNSGLWFFQTLRSTHWQWLIALTLSWMGLLLIHAIYIFAIADYQKQSTPNS from the coding sequence ATGCCTCCTCGTTGGCCTCGCAAACCCACCCGTAACGACCCCGCCTATCGTCGTTTAGACGATCGCATGAACTTTGCGGTTCATGTGGGCGTTTTTGCTGCAACCAACTCTGGGTTGTGGTTTTTCCAAACGTTACGATCCACCCACTGGCAATGGTTGATCGCACTAACCTTAAGTTGGATGGGTTTGCTGTTGATTCATGCGATCTATATTTTTGCGATCGCTGACTATCAAAAGCAAAGCACTCCCAACTCTTAG